In the genome of Nitrospirota bacterium, one region contains:
- a CDS encoding (2Fe-2S) ferredoxin domain-containing protein, translated as MAKLTIADLKKIKEQYHQGLREGGFRVKITVHMGTCGIAAGARAIMNTVMEEIAKSDAKDVAVTTSGCAGLCSQEPMATIELAGEPPVKYIALTEDKMRRIYAEHVKGGKPVQEFALVAGHETTY; from the coding sequence ATGGCAAAACTGACGATCGCTGATTTAAAGAAGATCAAGGAGCAGTACCACCAGGGACTGCGCGAGGGCGGGTTTCGGGTCAAGATCACGGTCCATATGGGCACGTGCGGAATCGCGGCGGGCGCCCGGGCAATCATGAACACCGTGATGGAGGAAATCGCGAAGTCCGATGCCAAGGACGTTGCGGTCACGACCTCCGGCTGCGCGGGGCTCTGCAGCCAGGAGCCCATGGCGACCATCGAGCTTGCCGGGGAACCGCCCGTGAAATACATCGCGCTCACCGAGGACAAGATGCGCAGGATCTACGCCGAGCATGTGAAGGGCGGCAAGCCGGTCCAGGAATTCGCCCTGGTGGCAGGGCACGAGACCACGTATTGA